One Fuerstiella marisgermanici DNA window includes the following coding sequences:
- a CDS encoding PmoA family protein, which translates to MITLTTRLLLSLVLALLLIPTAHAADEVTLEVSAGDSAYENVVVEAALPAALANENHFELTQIDTGKSVSVQVDRHSGEPKLVWIMRGKLDANTVRRYHLTAAGKPSQPKQVSVTKDGKHLLVKVGDKPVFRYNHATVPSRDAKHPYYARSGYIHPLYNPSGQIVTDDFNPDHAHQHGIMLAWRKMTFDGRETNGWDQQAELGKVEHAQLEAFGGGPVFGYFKARLRHVDMTAPDGPTPVLDETWAVRVYAFDDAFKFDITSTQTCASAQPVSINKIHYGGMTIRGHADWHEHGNFDYLTSEGKSKADGNQTRPRWADLFGPLAGQTTGTLIMDHKDNFRFPQPVRLHPTMPYFCFTPASLESFTIEPGTPYISRYRFYVHDGELSAPTADRLWHQYSQSPKVQVAKSGL; encoded by the coding sequence ATGATAACACTCACAACACGACTTCTCCTAAGCCTTGTGCTTGCCTTGCTCTTGATTCCAACGGCACATGCCGCCGACGAGGTCACTCTGGAAGTGTCGGCAGGCGATAGCGCTTACGAGAATGTCGTTGTGGAAGCCGCGTTGCCAGCGGCACTGGCGAATGAAAATCATTTTGAGCTCACGCAAATTGATACGGGCAAAAGCGTTTCTGTTCAGGTCGACCGTCATAGCGGTGAACCGAAACTCGTTTGGATCATGCGAGGCAAACTGGATGCAAACACAGTTCGCCGATATCACCTGACGGCCGCCGGTAAACCTTCACAGCCGAAGCAGGTTTCCGTCACCAAAGACGGGAAGCATCTGCTGGTGAAGGTCGGTGACAAGCCAGTGTTTCGCTACAACCATGCCACCGTACCGTCACGTGATGCAAAGCATCCCTACTACGCTCGCAGCGGCTATATTCACCCGCTGTACAATCCCTCCGGACAGATCGTCACAGACGATTTCAATCCTGATCACGCGCACCAGCACGGGATCATGCTGGCGTGGAGAAAGATGACCTTTGATGGTCGGGAGACTAACGGCTGGGACCAACAGGCCGAGTTAGGGAAAGTAGAACACGCACAGCTGGAAGCATTCGGCGGCGGCCCGGTGTTTGGCTATTTCAAGGCTCGGTTGCGTCACGTAGACATGACCGCCCCCGATGGACCGACGCCCGTGCTCGACGAAACATGGGCCGTACGCGTATACGCCTTCGACGACGCTTTTAAGTTCGACATTACGTCAACGCAAACTTGTGCCTCCGCACAGCCAGTTTCGATCAACAAGATCCACTACGGAGGAATGACGATTCGCGGACACGCCGACTGGCATGAACACGGCAACTTTGATTACCTAACCAGTGAAGGCAAATCAAAGGCGGACGGAAACCAGACACGCCCTCGCTGGGCTGATCTCTTCGGCCCACTTGCCGGTCAAACAACCGGGACGCTGATCATGGATCACAAAGATAACTTCCGATTTCCTCAGCCCGTTCGTCTACATCCGACGATGCCCTATTTCTGTTTCACACCGGCGTCGCTTGAATCATTCACAATCGAACCAGGCACGCCGTACATCTCACGCTACAGGTTCTACGTCCACGATGGAGAACTCAGCGCGCCGACGGCCGACCGACTGTGGCACCAGTATTCGCAATCGCCCAAAGTTCAGGTCGCGAAGTCCGGCCTGTGA
- a CDS encoding DUF1501 domain-containing protein, whose amino-acid sequence MLAISCFNPERSSRSLANCQGVQRRTMLRAGALGAFGLSMPSVQRLHAEAGTPDNGKSVILLWLDGGPSQLETYDPKPDAPSEYRGPWGDLQTNVPGINFSSMLPLHAKHADKMCVLRSVHHDTGDHFAAGHWMLTGRFGATAANKQSTSPSVGSCVAKLKPATQPGMPNYVGLPAAHAIYRYPGYMGSAYLGPGYDPFQVNMKQKYMSAVYKAPIQNPPFLESMSGEASRSNTRMSLLKSLDGIDRAIDQSGMMASMDGFQQKAVDMLLKGSARKAFDIDQESAATRDRYGRGPWGHYTLMARRMVESGVRFVTVDMPHWDTHSRIKVGMETRLPYLDMAVDGLMTDLAERNLLDDVLVVIMGEFGRTPRLNSGQAGIPIPGRDHWGSAMSVVMAGGGLRMGQAVGATSSKAEHPISSPQRPDDVLATIYHVLGIDYRHISFNDYSGRPVPMLDNGTPIAEVI is encoded by the coding sequence GTGCTTGCCATTTCCTGTTTCAATCCCGAACGCAGTTCCCGATCGCTCGCCAACTGCCAGGGCGTGCAGCGTCGGACCATGTTGCGAGCCGGTGCGCTAGGCGCATTTGGGTTGTCGATGCCGAGTGTGCAACGCCTTCATGCCGAAGCCGGAACGCCGGACAATGGCAAGTCGGTGATTCTGCTGTGGCTGGATGGCGGGCCCAGCCAACTGGAAACCTATGATCCCAAGCCCGATGCTCCGAGCGAATATCGAGGCCCGTGGGGCGACCTGCAGACGAACGTTCCCGGCATCAACTTTTCTTCAATGTTGCCGCTGCACGCGAAGCACGCCGACAAAATGTGCGTGCTGCGTTCTGTCCACCACGACACCGGAGATCACTTCGCCGCTGGCCACTGGATGCTGACAGGACGATTCGGAGCAACGGCAGCAAACAAGCAGTCAACATCGCCATCGGTTGGTTCGTGTGTCGCAAAACTAAAACCAGCGACTCAACCGGGAATGCCGAATTACGTGGGGCTGCCCGCGGCGCACGCAATCTACAGATATCCGGGCTACATGGGCTCAGCGTATCTGGGACCTGGCTACGACCCGTTTCAGGTCAACATGAAGCAGAAGTACATGTCGGCCGTTTACAAAGCGCCGATTCAGAATCCACCGTTTCTGGAAAGTATGTCCGGCGAAGCATCGCGTTCGAATACGCGTATGAGTCTACTCAAATCGCTGGACGGGATTGATCGCGCAATCGATCAGTCCGGGATGATGGCATCGATGGATGGCTTTCAACAAAAAGCCGTTGACATGTTATTAAAAGGATCAGCTCGCAAGGCGTTTGACATTGATCAGGAATCCGCCGCGACTCGAGATCGCTACGGTCGCGGACCATGGGGACACTACACGTTGATGGCTCGACGAATGGTGGAATCAGGCGTCCGATTCGTCACCGTCGATATGCCTCACTGGGATACTCATTCCCGCATCAAGGTCGGGATGGAAACTCGTTTGCCGTATCTGGACATGGCAGTCGATGGCCTGATGACAGATTTGGCAGAACGCAATCTGCTGGATGACGTGCTGGTTGTGATCATGGGAGAATTCGGGCGCACTCCACGGCTGAACTCAGGCCAGGCCGGTATTCCGATTCCTGGTCGAGATCACTGGGGCAGTGCGATGAGCGTCGTCATGGCGGGCGGTGGTTTGCGAATGGGGCAGGCGGTCGGAGCAACCAGCAGCAAAGCCGAACATCCCATCAGCAGTCCTCAACGCCCCGACGATGTGCTGGCCACGATTTACCACGTGCTGGGTATCGATTACCGCCACATTAGCTTCAACGACTATTCCGGCCGTCCGGTTCCCATGCTGGACAACGGCACTCCAATTGCCGAAGTCATTTGA
- a CDS encoding DNA glycosylase AlkZ-like family protein codes for MSTASAPSSLGRFHSCTQDWFRQAFSEPTRVQNEAWPSIADGENTLLLAPTGSGKTLAAFLAAIDRLFFDAVESTTEAAPRGVQVLYLSPLKALGVDIDRNLRAPLAGLRAYAERHEVAHHLPTVAVRSGDTTQRERAAIVRNPPDILITTPESLYLMLTSKADAVLANVQTVIIDEIHAMAGTKRGTHLFSTLERLERLRRKAVETCGPLQRIGLSATQRPLEEIARLLGGGEATADPGVAVKPRPVNIIDASEKRRFSLTIETPAEDLQPIAVPPDEDGILIGPASSEPAVPSVWPSIHPRLVELIRQNRSTMIFVNSRRLAERLASAINEIAEEEIALAHHGSIAKDIRAEIEDRLKRGTLPAMVATSSMELGIDMGAVDLVIQIEAPPSIASGTQRIGRAGHQVGAVSTGIIFPKYRGDLVACSAATGAMLDGWVEETKYPRNPLDVLAQQIVAMTCREAIHVDEVFATLRSAAPFFELPHSSFVSILDLLSGRYPSDEFSELRPRINWDRITGMISPRKGAQRLAILNGGTIPDRGLYGVFLVGNDGESGGRVGELDEEMVFECRPGDVFLLGASSWRVMDITRDRVMVVPAPGEPGRMPFWRGDGPGRPLEFGRAIGQLSRELLAESPKDATARLTSEHGLQDSAAVSLLEYLQEQVEAIGEIPSDRTIVIESFLDEVGDWRIVILSPYGARVHAPWAMLVAARLRNETQDEVDLMWTDDGIVFRIPEACDVPSADVFFPEPDDVEEELVREIGGTAMFAAKFRENAARSLLLPRRSPNRRTPLWLQRRKANDLLKVASRFRNFPILMETYRECLRDVFDMPGFISLLRDVKSRAVRVQSVRSEHPSPFAGAVLFNYVGNFIYDGDAPLAERRAQTLALDHSQLRELLGTIDFRELFDPEIVADVEAELQRLNGWKLRHADDLHGLLLDLGALSLDEIGQRCTEEDMAAGHVNEWLNQLLKHRRAFEFSAASADANRFAAAEDAGRLRDALGIMPPSGLADAFLEPVQEALTDLVSQYARTHAPFSAAEVAQRLGLGVAPVLSALTQLVERERIVEGEFRPGRSGQEWCDSNVLRMLKRRSLAALRKEVEPVEPDALARFLPDWHGITRPRRGLDGLLDVVEQLQGAPLPASTLENEILPARVQGFRTADLDELCVQREIIWRGFDSTGSSDGRIGLFLVDHYRTLAPFSQTVEGDTAESIRVLLRDRGGLFFEQITEAVREFPNDLLQVLWQMVWAGELTNDTLTPLRSLRASASGNKRSERRHMRGFRSRRQNRLQGSEGRWTLLPTVELSPQPSETPAPTTTERQMAIAAQLVERHGVLTKEMLAREEVAGGFAGLYPVLKAMEEAGKVRRGYFVAGLGAAQFASPGAEDQLRSYRSKEGDPKSVVLAATDPASPWGNALSWPETSESSRPQRVAGAKVIVLDGRLIGYLSRTRGQLISFCTIDDSQREADAEFLAKAVADIAKPGKSLLLTKIDGKSPSASPLSAPLLAAGFAATSKGYLHKGIRVDA; via the coding sequence ATGTCAACTGCTTCTGCCCCATCTTCGCTCGGCCGATTCCACTCCTGCACTCAGGACTGGTTCCGCCAGGCGTTTTCTGAGCCAACGCGCGTTCAGAACGAAGCGTGGCCGTCGATTGCGGACGGCGAAAACACGCTGTTGCTGGCTCCCACGGGCTCCGGAAAGACGCTGGCCGCATTTCTGGCAGCGATCGATCGGCTGTTTTTTGATGCGGTCGAATCGACAACTGAAGCCGCGCCGCGCGGCGTTCAGGTTCTTTACCTTTCGCCGTTGAAGGCGCTGGGTGTGGACATTGACCGCAATTTGCGAGCTCCCCTGGCTGGCTTGCGGGCCTATGCTGAACGGCATGAGGTGGCTCATCATCTTCCAACCGTCGCCGTGCGATCCGGCGACACGACTCAGCGTGAGCGGGCTGCGATCGTCAGGAATCCGCCCGACATTCTGATCACGACGCCCGAGTCGCTGTACCTGATGCTGACGTCGAAAGCGGACGCCGTGCTGGCAAATGTCCAGACCGTCATTATCGATGAGATCCACGCCATGGCGGGCACCAAGCGCGGTACTCATCTGTTTTCGACTCTGGAACGCCTTGAGCGGTTGCGTCGGAAGGCAGTCGAGACCTGCGGCCCACTTCAGCGGATCGGGTTGTCGGCGACGCAGCGTCCGCTGGAGGAAATCGCGAGACTACTGGGCGGTGGTGAGGCGACTGCTGATCCCGGTGTGGCAGTGAAACCGCGCCCTGTCAACATTATCGACGCGTCAGAGAAACGCCGCTTCTCGCTGACGATTGAAACTCCGGCGGAGGACCTTCAACCGATTGCCGTGCCGCCGGACGAAGACGGCATTCTGATCGGTCCGGCGTCGTCTGAACCGGCGGTTCCCTCTGTTTGGCCATCCATTCATCCGCGATTGGTCGAACTCATTCGGCAAAACCGATCGACGATGATCTTTGTGAACAGTCGACGATTGGCCGAACGATTGGCGTCAGCGATTAACGAGATCGCCGAAGAGGAAATCGCGTTGGCTCACCACGGGTCCATTGCGAAAGACATTCGAGCTGAAATTGAGGACCGCCTTAAACGCGGCACGTTGCCGGCGATGGTGGCGACGTCGTCGATGGAACTTGGCATCGATATGGGAGCCGTCGATTTGGTCATCCAGATTGAAGCTCCTCCATCGATTGCGTCGGGCACGCAGCGAATCGGTCGAGCGGGCCATCAGGTCGGCGCGGTGTCGACGGGGATCATCTTTCCTAAATACCGAGGCGACCTTGTGGCCTGCAGCGCGGCGACGGGAGCGATGCTGGATGGCTGGGTCGAAGAAACGAAGTATCCGCGAAATCCGCTGGACGTGTTGGCTCAGCAGATTGTCGCCATGACCTGCCGCGAAGCGATTCACGTGGACGAAGTGTTCGCAACGCTGCGATCGGCCGCGCCGTTCTTTGAACTGCCGCATTCATCGTTCGTCAGCATTCTGGATTTGTTGTCGGGCCGCTATCCGTCAGACGAATTCTCCGAACTGCGACCGCGTATCAACTGGGACCGCATCACCGGAATGATCTCGCCGCGCAAGGGGGCTCAACGCCTGGCGATTTTAAATGGCGGTACAATTCCCGATCGCGGTTTGTATGGCGTGTTCCTTGTCGGCAACGACGGCGAATCGGGCGGGCGGGTTGGCGAGCTGGATGAAGAGATGGTTTTCGAATGTCGCCCCGGCGATGTGTTTCTGCTGGGGGCTTCGTCGTGGCGTGTGATGGATATTACTCGCGATCGAGTCATGGTGGTCCCTGCGCCGGGCGAACCCGGGCGTATGCCTTTTTGGCGAGGCGACGGACCGGGGCGACCGTTGGAGTTTGGCCGTGCGATCGGTCAGTTGTCTCGCGAATTGCTGGCAGAATCGCCGAAAGATGCAACCGCTCGACTCACCAGCGAACATGGCTTGCAGGATTCGGCGGCCGTATCGCTGCTGGAATATTTGCAGGAGCAGGTGGAGGCCATCGGCGAAATTCCGTCGGACCGTACGATTGTGATCGAAAGTTTTCTGGACGAAGTCGGTGACTGGCGAATCGTGATTCTGTCGCCGTATGGTGCTCGTGTTCACGCGCCGTGGGCGATGCTGGTGGCGGCGCGGTTGCGGAATGAAACTCAGGACGAAGTCGACCTGATGTGGACGGACGACGGGATCGTGTTTCGTATTCCGGAAGCATGCGATGTACCGTCGGCGGATGTGTTCTTTCCGGAACCGGACGACGTCGAAGAGGAACTGGTTCGTGAAATCGGCGGCACGGCGATGTTTGCCGCCAAGTTCCGTGAAAATGCGGCGCGGTCGCTGTTGTTGCCGCGCCGCAGTCCCAACCGACGGACTCCGTTGTGGCTGCAGCGACGCAAGGCGAACGATCTTCTGAAAGTTGCGTCACGGTTTCGCAACTTTCCAATTCTGATGGAAACGTATCGCGAATGTCTTAGAGACGTTTTCGATATGCCCGGCTTTATTTCGCTGCTGCGTGACGTGAAGTCGCGGGCTGTGCGAGTTCAGTCTGTTCGCAGTGAGCACCCGTCGCCGTTTGCCGGAGCGGTGCTTTTTAACTACGTCGGCAACTTCATTTATGACGGCGACGCTCCGCTGGCTGAACGGCGAGCTCAAACACTGGCGTTGGATCACAGCCAGTTGCGCGAACTACTGGGGACGATCGACTTTCGCGAATTGTTCGACCCGGAAATTGTGGCGGACGTTGAAGCGGAGTTGCAGCGACTGAATGGCTGGAAGTTGCGGCATGCGGATGACCTTCATGGATTGCTGCTGGACTTGGGCGCGTTGTCGTTGGACGAAATCGGGCAGCGTTGCACCGAAGAAGACATGGCGGCGGGGCATGTGAACGAATGGCTCAATCAGCTGTTGAAGCACCGAAGGGCGTTTGAGTTTTCGGCCGCATCAGCCGACGCAAATCGTTTCGCCGCAGCTGAAGACGCGGGTCGCTTGCGTGATGCGTTGGGCATCATGCCTCCTTCTGGTCTGGCTGATGCCTTTCTGGAACCGGTTCAGGAAGCGCTCACCGATCTGGTGTCACAGTACGCTCGCACGCACGCGCCGTTTTCGGCCGCGGAAGTGGCGCAGCGGCTGGGATTGGGGGTTGCTCCGGTGCTGTCAGCGTTGACTCAGTTGGTCGAACGTGAGCGCATTGTTGAGGGCGAATTTCGGCCCGGTCGCAGCGGGCAGGAATGGTGTGACTCGAACGTGCTGCGGATGTTGAAACGCCGCAGCCTTGCCGCGCTTCGCAAAGAGGTGGAGCCGGTTGAACCAGATGCATTGGCTCGTTTTCTACCGGACTGGCACGGCATCACCAGGCCAAGACGCGGTCTGGATGGGCTGCTGGATGTGGTCGAACAACTGCAGGGAGCACCACTACCAGCATCGACTTTGGAAAACGAAATTCTGCCCGCGAGAGTGCAGGGGTTTCGCACGGCGGACCTTGATGAACTATGCGTTCAACGCGAAATTATTTGGCGAGGCTTCGACAGCACAGGCAGCAGCGATGGCCGGATCGGGCTGTTTCTGGTGGATCATTACAGAACGCTCGCCCCGTTTTCGCAGACCGTTGAGGGCGACACTGCTGAGAGCATTCGAGTGTTGTTGCGAGATCGGGGCGGATTGTTTTTTGAGCAGATTACTGAAGCTGTTCGCGAGTTCCCGAATGATCTGTTGCAGGTTCTGTGGCAGATGGTGTGGGCTGGTGAACTGACAAACGACACGCTCACGCCGCTGCGTTCGTTGCGAGCTTCCGCGTCCGGCAATAAACGCAGCGAACGACGACACATGCGTGGTTTCCGGTCACGACGGCAAAATCGGCTACAAGGTTCAGAAGGGCGTTGGACGCTGCTGCCAACGGTCGAATTGTCACCGCAACCTTCAGAGACGCCAGCACCGACGACGACCGAACGTCAAATGGCGATCGCCGCTCAGTTAGTGGAACGGCACGGTGTGCTCACGAAAGAAATGTTGGCTCGCGAAGAAGTGGCGGGCGGATTTGCCGGTTTGTATCCCGTCTTGAAGGCGATGGAAGAAGCGGGCAAAGTGCGTCGCGGATACTTCGTCGCCGGTTTAGGGGCCGCTCAGTTCGCGTCGCCAGGAGCCGAAGATCAACTGCGTTCGTATCGATCAAAGGAAGGCGATCCAAAGTCGGTCGTGTTGGCGGCGACCGACCCGGCCAGCCCATGGGGCAACGCTTTGTCGTGGCCCGAAACGTCCGAATCATCGCGTCCTCAGCGAGTGGCCGGAGCAAAAGTCATTGTGCTGGACGGACGGCTGATCGGGTATCTGAGTCGCACGCGCGGGCAGTTGATTTCGTTCTGCACGATCGACGACTCTCAGCGCGAAGCCGATGCTGAATTCCTGGCCAAAGCTGTCGCTGATATTGCGAAGCCCGGAAAGTCGTTGTTGCTGACTAAGATCGACGGCAAATCTCCGTCGGCTTCACCATTATCGGCGCCACTGCTGGCGGCTGGTTTTGCGGCAACTTCCAAAGGGTATCTACACAAAGGCATCCGCGTCGACGCCTGA
- a CDS encoding Gfo/Idh/MocA family protein — MTTHSLSRRELLRNAALIGAGVCVSGNTATALSTSPNEKLNIACVGLGNQGKANLGLVKSQNIVALCDVDDDRTAMFGPRFPKARRFADFRLMLDKMSKEIDAVVVTTPNHSHATIAIAAMKSGIHCYCEKPLAHSIHEVREMQRVATEQNVVSQMGTQNHAGTNYRRVVELVQSGAIGPVRKVHIWFGRPGGWRRYKHLVDRPTEKTAVPENLNWDLWVGPAGMQNFHPVYHPHDWHYWWDFGNGTLGNMACHYLDLVYWSLNLSHPTAVETVGPAVHPDSTPFWLECHWEFPKRQAMPPVEIVWHHGRGCPKQVTDLGVPAADVGVLFVGDDGMLMADYNKRTLLPEERFSEFKPPEPAIAESIGCHRREWFEACKGNGHALCHFDYAGPLTETVLLGNIAYRIGGRIEWDSKRMMATNTKQVDRYLSREYRKGWTL, encoded by the coding sequence ATGACGACACATTCATTAAGCCGCCGAGAACTGCTCCGCAATGCGGCGTTGATTGGTGCTGGAGTTTGCGTTTCCGGGAACACGGCGACGGCACTCAGTACCTCCCCAAACGAGAAACTGAACATCGCCTGCGTTGGACTCGGAAACCAGGGGAAAGCCAATCTGGGGCTGGTGAAGAGCCAGAACATCGTTGCACTGTGCGACGTTGACGATGATCGAACGGCAATGTTTGGCCCCAGGTTCCCCAAGGCCAGACGGTTTGCCGATTTCCGCCTGATGCTCGACAAAATGAGCAAGGAAATCGACGCGGTCGTTGTCACCACGCCCAACCATTCTCACGCGACGATCGCGATCGCGGCGATGAAATCCGGCATACACTGTTACTGCGAAAAGCCGCTTGCACATTCGATTCACGAAGTGCGCGAGATGCAGCGGGTTGCAACAGAGCAGAACGTTGTCAGCCAGATGGGAACGCAAAATCACGCGGGGACGAACTATCGCCGCGTCGTTGAACTGGTGCAGTCCGGTGCGATCGGCCCGGTAAGGAAAGTTCACATTTGGTTCGGCCGTCCCGGCGGCTGGAGACGGTACAAGCATCTGGTTGATCGGCCAACTGAAAAGACTGCTGTCCCTGAAAACCTTAACTGGGATCTGTGGGTCGGTCCGGCGGGGATGCAGAACTTCCATCCGGTTTATCATCCACACGACTGGCATTATTGGTGGGATTTCGGAAACGGAACGCTCGGCAACATGGCCTGTCATTATCTGGATCTGGTTTATTGGTCGCTCAATCTATCGCACCCGACCGCCGTCGAAACGGTGGGGCCCGCCGTTCATCCGGATTCGACGCCGTTCTGGCTTGAATGCCATTGGGAGTTCCCCAAACGACAGGCAATGCCGCCGGTCGAAATTGTCTGGCACCACGGGCGCGGCTGTCCAAAGCAGGTCACGGATCTCGGCGTCCCCGCAGCAGACGTTGGCGTTTTGTTTGTCGGCGACGACGGCATGCTGATGGCGGACTACAACAAACGCACACTGTTGCCGGAAGAACGCTTCAGCGAATTCAAGCCACCGGAACCCGCGATCGCCGAATCAATCGGTTGCCACCGTCGTGAATGGTTCGAAGCGTGCAAAGGAAACGGTCATGCGTTGTGCCACTTCGACTACGCCGGGCCGCTGACGGAAACCGTTCTCTTAGGAAACATCGCTTACCGAATTGGAGGCCGAATCGAGTGGGATTCCAAACGAATGATGGCAACCAACACAAAGCAGGTCGACCGCTATCTGAGCCGCGAGTACCGCAAAGGTTGGACACTATGA
- a CDS encoding alpha/beta hydrolase family protein has product MLRSLALAIIGLSLFPTSQVAAEDIRIVPDVVYGHKFGLATTFDVFAPTEEANGAAVLFMVSGGWYSRWSPPEQLQHRMKPLTDKGFTVFAVRHGSSPKFSISEAVADVRRSVRFIRLNAERFKIDPDRIGVFGMSAGGHLSLMLGTASDDGDPKAKDPVLKVSDRVQAVVAYVAPTDLRVAAKDAPDRLPAYERFPALDIDQKTAEPDSPLLHVTSDDAPTLLLAGAKDDLVPIFHSRNIQKAFEEAKVTSKLIEFPEAGHGFGGEDAQKATEAMVDWFVKHLAAE; this is encoded by the coding sequence ATGCTGCGTTCGCTGGCTTTGGCAATCATTGGCTTGTCGTTGTTCCCGACTTCCCAGGTCGCGGCTGAAGACATTCGTATCGTTCCGGATGTCGTCTACGGTCACAAATTCGGTCTGGCCACCACGTTTGATGTGTTTGCGCCGACCGAAGAAGCCAACGGTGCAGCGGTGTTGTTTATGGTGAGCGGTGGGTGGTACTCCCGTTGGTCGCCTCCGGAACAGTTGCAGCACAGGATGAAACCGCTGACGGACAAAGGGTTCACCGTATTTGCCGTTCGTCACGGCAGCAGTCCAAAATTTTCGATTTCAGAAGCTGTCGCAGATGTCCGCCGCAGTGTGCGGTTCATTCGCCTGAATGCGGAACGATTTAAAATTGATCCCGATCGCATCGGCGTGTTTGGTATGAGTGCAGGCGGCCACTTGTCTTTGATGCTCGGAACGGCGTCAGACGACGGGGACCCCAAAGCGAAAGACCCCGTGCTGAAAGTCAGTGATCGAGTCCAGGCTGTGGTCGCCTATGTGGCTCCGACGGACCTGCGAGTTGCGGCGAAGGATGCTCCGGATCGCCTTCCGGCTTACGAACGTTTTCCAGCGTTGGACATTGATCAGAAAACGGCTGAGCCGGATTCTCCGCTGCTGCACGTCACGTCGGACGACGCCCCAACGCTGCTGCTGGCCGGTGCGAAAGATGATCTTGTGCCAATCTTTCACAGCCGCAATATTCAAAAGGCTTTTGAGGAAGCTAAGGTGACCAGCAAGCTGATTGAGTTTCCGGAAGCTGGTCACGGGTTCGGCGGCGAAGATGCGCAGAAGGCAACCGAAGCGATGGTGGACTGGTTTGTAAAACACTTGGCTGCCGAGTGA
- a CDS encoding sialidase family protein — translation MHRLCHLVALAWTLSFTAVVFADEKSADLQIVSISKETLWSNRSGEGKTWFHPRACVLPRGDGQNVVLMNLQEIGGSDYFGPVHWSESHDLGKTWSDPQPIAAFGRDPVAGRDDSLTAGVCDVTPQYHPQTESVIAMGHVVFYKGAYFARKEQLARYPVYSIRSKDGTWSERKILEWDDPRGAHIYTNNCGQRVVLPDGTVQMSFTFGPEETNRMVAGVRAGFDGSEMRIQDVGPPIHNAKGRGLLEPSVTQFDGKFWMTMRAEDDRGYVSVSDDGLNWGEKKPWTWQDGTPLDMSSTQQHWLTHSDGLFLVYTRKDKSNANVIRWRSPLWVAKVDPKTRQLIKETEKIVLPVVGDGVNDPDKVALMGNFNVTNVSPEESWVTVGEWMPRNGYKGDVLLARIRWSRANKLPLW, via the coding sequence ATGCATCGTCTCTGTCATCTTGTCGCGTTGGCCTGGACGCTTTCATTTACGGCCGTCGTTTTCGCTGACGAAAAGTCGGCCGATCTGCAGATCGTTTCAATCTCCAAAGAGACGCTGTGGAGTAATCGCAGCGGAGAGGGCAAGACGTGGTTCCATCCGCGAGCGTGTGTCCTGCCGCGCGGGGACGGGCAGAATGTGGTGCTGATGAATCTGCAGGAGATCGGTGGATCAGACTACTTTGGTCCCGTTCACTGGTCAGAATCTCACGACCTGGGCAAGACGTGGAGTGACCCACAACCGATCGCTGCGTTTGGCAGAGACCCGGTCGCGGGACGGGATGATAGTCTGACGGCCGGCGTTTGCGATGTGACGCCTCAGTATCATCCACAAACTGAATCCGTAATCGCGATGGGGCACGTGGTGTTCTACAAGGGAGCCTACTTTGCCCGAAAAGAACAGCTCGCCCGCTACCCCGTCTATTCAATTCGCAGCAAAGACGGAACATGGTCAGAACGAAAGATTTTGGAATGGGATGACCCTCGTGGCGCTCACATCTACACCAACAACTGCGGACAACGCGTGGTCCTTCCGGACGGAACGGTGCAGATGTCGTTCACGTTCGGGCCAGAAGAAACCAACCGCATGGTGGCCGGAGTCCGCGCAGGATTCGATGGCAGCGAAATGCGGATTCAGGATGTCGGCCCGCCGATCCACAATGCCAAAGGCCGCGGTCTGCTGGAACCCAGCGTGACGCAATTCGACGGCAAATTTTGGATGACGATGCGTGCCGAAGACGATCGTGGCTACGTGAGTGTTAGTGACGATGGACTGAACTGGGGTGAAAAAAAGCCGTGGACCTGGCAGGACGGAACACCGCTGGATATGTCGAGTACTCAACAACACTGGCTGACTCACAGCGACGGCCTGTTTCTGGTTTACACTCGCAAAGATAAATCCAATGCGAACGTCATTCGCTGGCGGTCGCCACTATGGGTCGCAAAAGTCGATCCGAAAACACGTCAGCTGATCAAGGAAACCGAAAAGATTGTGCTACCAGTTGTAGGCGACGGCGTGAACGATCCTGACAAGGTCGCGTTGATGGGAAACTTCAACGTGACCAACGTCAGCCCGGAAGAATCGTGGGTAACGGTCGGAGAATGGATGCCTCGCAACGGCTACAAAGGCGACGTCCTGCTGGCCAGAATTCGCTGGTCGCGTGCCAATAAATTGCCTCTGTGGTAA